In Triplophysa rosa linkage group LG18, Trosa_1v2, whole genome shotgun sequence, a genomic segment contains:
- the dnmbp gene encoding dynamin-binding protein isoform X1 — MKISDACGSQGMSEMEAGSVVRAVFEFLPSVSEELPLFTGDVIEVLSVVDEFWLLGIKDGVTGQFPSTFVEPVTIPSTKTGENLYVCINDFNSVESGSLPLKRGDVVAAEDSVHEVWMRGRNAWGSRGLFPTSCVKELELSGRSRQLSERSAAAQASELPPYALGQARALMSLHAQLDEELDFREGDVITIIGLPEPGWFQGELYGRTGVFPEGFVELLGPLHSPQEEPEPQVLEQYSAYSMEEEEVREEEERDEDHLVETEQQQEEEEEEDGAVYGVALHEFRALEPGELDFDVGGRIRILATLEDGWLEGQIHGRRGVFPHRFVKIEGQLQVAPQPENENCVTGREECYTPESSVQQDHTVPEYGQEWATQEDYTVWDLDYFERRDEERKEECVGYTPSDITSQERKAMQNQSQVQPQNRRIERPPPPQTQPHRGVQRSSTSNHARPRLPPRPSLQALSNRQYSTSSHTSLREPPPAPITRNQSLNPLTKTSPNSTWTRNNGHYASYDSRKPLSCKIAGEKNRQKKVTRHASVNDADLISNGRRDRFGSSSSGLPTSQTLGALAVSAGDLEAKLSQQLIEFENSLPDRVNDPTEQCRWEEISSEWGNKVSRHYSILDYSSESDIIRGSSPIDRLFPHTSSPAGSASSSLERRKMLRPPPPRPRVQRPQAPSNLQCLVTSNGRLAPQPSRPARPAPRPPPPCTRTNTVMPRQPLTSSNPFYHSPEEDEVVEEVEDAEDALEKEMEREGEREQEQYRLLLRLEEVERDIDMYSHTAQELKAMLEDEQDETSRQQALENLEFCTYTMETLTLEQQQLQEMTLLASQPKSLESSPASASATEDPEQRMQEKRSKVIEELLQTEHDYIKDLQMCVKEIYQPLQKKQVQGIDLDGLFGNMNFVIDLSRRLYKDLQDTDSIGNVFLEYKVELEEVYKVYCQNHDDAIALLEMYEKDENIQKHVLECLEKLRGIYREWGKTNYINLGSFLIKPVQRVMRYPLLLTELLNTTPESHHDRKQLTEAVMSIKEINVNINEYKRRKDLVVKYRKGDEDRLIDKISKLSMHSIIKKSNRVSSHLKHLTGISPQIKDEAFDEAEKRFRLQERLIKSFIRDISLYLQHIRESASVKVLAAISFCDIYTERHQQMDPERFQRAHRCVSDKQFTEFKERTEALVITPLTQLLNMFAGPHKLVLKRRDKLLDYDNCKERAERLKDKRVQEELQAARNNYEALNAQLLDELPKFHHAAGELFTSCVRGFAQAQRDFISLTVGELRPLLQLSGLGGTEGNLLSLFQEEHTRVLDLLQSFSFFPDNLPTTVRKTFDKKTLEKQNSKKQQGPPNYVLQTDKHRAGLLARYGPENLYKAERNFNAAQDLDVSVLEGDIVGVIKQADPMGSQNRWLIDNGVTKGFVYSSFLKPYNPRTSQSDVSIESQSSNESGYGGSSPMFSRQNSNSTLTFNQETSSVSFSTATPPLQARTRPSQDTTPRKNREASSNHRDSLDATYRNSPNLKELSETAYRNSRDYSEPSYRNTTNHRDSLNSGQSTPTNHRDLSDSETDSSNKNSSSRYNDSHGSYGSQPRQNGDCLVEKSPQYAPEEYIDPEPEAELDGHQIYYAIYSFSARCANELSISANQRVRILEFQDMNGNQEWWLGEAGGRRGYVPSTYIRKSEYT, encoded by the exons ATGAAGATTTCTGATGCTTGTGGTAGTCAGGGGATGAGCGAAATGGAGGCCGGATCGGTGGTGCGTGCTGTGTTTGAGTTCCTACCCAGCGTCTCAGAAGAACTTCCTCTGTTTACTGGTGATGTCATCGAAGTGCTCAGCGTTGTTGATGAATTCTGGCTGCTCGGTATCAAAGATGGAGTCACAG GCCAGTTTCCAAGCACTTTTGTGGAACCCGTTACAATTCCAAGCACCAAGACAGGAGAGAATCTCTATGTGTGCATCAATGACTTTAATTCTGTGGAGTCTGGAAGCTTACCCTTAAAGAGAG GTGATGTAGTTGCTGCTGAAGACAGCGTGCACGAAGTTTGGATGAGAGGCCGTAATGCGTGGGGCTCACGTGGCCTGTTCCCCACGTCATGTGTTAAAGAGTTGGAGCTTTCTGGTCGATCCAGGCAGCTGTCGGAGCGTAGTGCAGCTGCCCAGGCGTCCGAACTCCCCCCGTACGCCCTGGGTCAGGCCCGCGCCCTCATGAGCCTCCACGCCCAGCTAGACGAAGAACTTGACTTTCGTGAGGGTGATGTCATCACCATCATAGGCCTGCCAGAGCCTGGCTGGTTCCAGGGTGAGCTGTACGGCAGGACAGGGGTTTTTCCAGAGGGATTCGTGGAGCTGCTTGGACCCCTGCACTCGCCTCAGGAGGAGCCTGAACCTCAGGTGCTGGAACAGTATTCGGCTTACAGCATGGAGGAAGAAGAGGTGAGagaggaagaagagagagatgaagatCATTTGGTGGAAACTGAACAACagcaggaggaagaggaggaggaagatggAGCTGTCTACGGTGTTGCCCTTCATGAATTTCGGGCCCTTGAGCCCGGTGAGCTGGACTTTGATGTAGGAGGTAGGATCCGTATCCTGGCCACGCTTGAGGATGGCTGGTTGGAGGGGCAAATACATGGCAGAAGAGGTGTTTTCCCACATCGATTTGTCAAGATAGAAGGACAGCTGCAGGTCGCACCAcaacccgaaaatgaaaattgtgttacTGGCAGAGAAGAGTGTTATACACCTGAAAGCTCGGTTCAACAAGATCACACAGTTCCAGAATATGGGCAGGAGTGGGCAACCCAGGAAGACTACACTGTGTGGGACCTGGATTACTTTGAACGCAGAGACgaagaaagaaaagaggaatgTGTTGGCTACACACCCTCCGATATAACTTCCCAAGAGAGAAAAGCAATGCAGAATCAATCACAAGTTCAACCACAAAACCGAAGGATAGAGAGACCCCCACCACCTCAAACACAACCCCACAGGGGAGTTCAAAGAAGCAGCACAAGCAATCACGCTCGACCCCGGTTGCCTCCTAGACCCAGTTTGCAAGCCCTCAGTAACAGACAATACAGCACCAGTTCACACACCAGCTTACGGGAACCTCCACCAGCACCCATCACCAGGAATCAAAGTTTAAACCCACTAACTAAAACCTCACCTAATTCCACCTGGACAAGAAACAATGGCCACTATGCGTCGTATGACAGCAGAAAACCCCTCAGTTGTAAAATTGCTGGTGAAAAGAACAGGCAGAAGAAGGTGACACGCCACGCAAGCGTCAATGATGCTGATCTAATATCGAATGGTCGCAGGGACCGGTTTGGGTCGAGTTCCAGTGGGTTACCTACATCTCAGACACTGGGAGCTTTGGCTGTGTCCGCTGGTGATCTTGAAGCCAAGCTTTCCCAGCAGCTGATTGAATTCGAAAACAGTTTACCAGATCGTGTCAACGACCCAACAGAACAATGCAGATGGGAGGAGATCAGCTCCGAATGGGGCAACAAAGTTTCCCGCCATTACTCCATTCTGGACTACAGCAGTGAGAGTGACATCATTCGTGGATCCTCCCCGATCGACCGTCTGTTCCCCCACACATCCTCCCCAGCAGGCTCTGCCTCCTCCTCTCTCGAGAGACGAAAAATGCTACGCCCACCTCCTCCTCGTCCACGGGTCCAAAGGCCACAGGCTCCTTCAAACCTGCAATGTCTTGTCACCAGCAATGGCCGCCTTGCTCCTCAGCCTTCCAGACCTGCACGGCCAGCACCACGGCCACCTCCTCCATGCACCCGCACCAACACTGTGATGCCCCGCCAGCCTCTGACTTCGTCCAACCCCTTCTACCATTCGCCGGAAGAGGATGAGGTAGTTGAAGAGGTGGAGGACGCAGAGGATGCTCTGGagaaagagatggagagagaaggagaaagagaacaggagcAGTACAGGTTGCTCCTGAGGTTGGAGGAGGTGGAAAGAGACATTGATATGTACTCCCATACAGCCCAAGAGCTTAAGGCCATGCTTGAAGACGAGCAGGATGAGACCTCGAGACAACAAGCGTTAGAGAATCTGGAGTTTTGCACATACACCATGGAGACACTGACTCTGGAACAGCAGCAGCTACAGG AGATGACCCTGCTCGCCTCCCAGCCTAAGTCGCTGGAATCATCCCCGGCGTCAGCATCCGCCACTGAGGATCCTGAACAGAGGATGCAGGAgaaaaggtcaaaggtcatcgAGGAGCTTCTGCAGACCGAGCATGACTACATCAAGGATCTTCAGATGTGTGTCAAGGAGATCTATCAacctctgcagaagaaacag GTCCAGGGTATCGACTTGGATGGTCTTTTTGGAAACATGAACTTTGTAATCGACCTTTCCCGTCGACTCTACAAGGACCTCCAGGACACAGACTCGATAG GTAATGTGTTCCTTGAGTACAAAGTTGAGTTGGAAGAAGTTTACAAGGTGTATTGCCAAAATCACGATGATGCCATCGCTCTACTGGAGATGTATGAGAAGGATGAGAACATCCAGAAGCACGTGCTGGAGTGTCTAGAGAAGCTCAG AGGAATATACCGTGAGTG GGGAAAGACGAACTACATTAATCTGGGATCCTTCTTGATAAAGCCGGTGCAGAGAGTGATGCGTTACCCGCTACTCCTCACGGAGCTTTTGAACACCACTCCAGAGTCACACCATGACAGAAAACAGCTCACAGAGGCTGTGATGTCCATCAAAGAAATCAATGTCAATATTAATGAATACAAGAGGAGGAAAGACCTCG TGGTGAAGTACCGCAAAGGCGATGAAGATCGACTCATCGACAAGATCTCGAAGCTGAGCATGCACTCCATCATCAAGAAGTCCAACAGAGTAAGCAGTCATCTCAAGCATCTGACTGGAATTTCACCTCAG ATCAAAGATGAAGCTTTCGACGAAGCAGAGAAAAGATTCAGACTCCAGGAGCGACTGATCAAATCCTTCATCAGGGACATCTCTCTGTATCTGCAGCATATAAGG GAATCTGCTTCAGTAAAGGTGCTGGCCGCGATCAGCTTCTGTGACATCTACACAGAACGCCATCAGCAGATGGATCCTGAACGTTTTCAGAGAGCTCATCGTTGCGTCAGCGACAAACAGTTCACTGAGTTT AAGGAGAGGACAGAAGCTCTGGTCATCACTCCTCTCACCCAGCTGCTCAACATGTTTGCTGGGCCGCATAAACTGGTTCTGAAACGCAGAGACAAGCTGCTTGACTACGACAACTGTAAGGAGCGTGCCGAGAGACTGAAGGACAAACGCGTTCAGGAGGAGCTCCAGGCCGCAAGGAATAACTACGAAGCTCTAAACGCCCAGCTGCTGGACGAGCTGCCGAAGTTTCACCACGCGGCCGGAGAGCTCTTCACCAGCTGCGTGAGAGGCTTCGCACAGGCCCAGAGAGACTTCATCTCACTCACGGTGGGAGAGCTCAGACCACTTCTGCAG CTGTCTGGATTGGGAGGTACAGAAGGGAATCTGCTGTCCTTGTTTCAGGAGGAACACACACGTGTGTTGGATTTACTGCAGAGCTTCAGTTTCTTCCCTGACAACCTTCCCACTACCGTACGCAAGACATTTGACAAGAAGACTCTGGAAAAGCAGAACTCCAAGAAACAGCAAGGCCCT CCGAACTACGTACTACAGACGGACAAGCACCGAGCCGGGCTTCTGGCTAGATACGGTCCTGAAAACCTCTACAAGGCTGAAAGAAACTTTAATGCAGCACAGGACCTGGATGTGTCCGTACTGGAGGGAGACATAGTGGGTGTCATCAAACAAGCAGACCCAATGGGCAGCCAGAACCGATGGCTGATAGACAATGGAG ttACGAAGGGCTTTGTGTATAGTTCCTTTCTAAAACCATACAACCCACGGACGAGCCAGTCAGATGTTTCCATTGAGAGTCAGTCATCAAATGAGTCGGGTTATGGTGGCTCGTCCCCAATGTTCTCACGACAGAACAGCAACAGCACTCTAACCTTTAACCAAGAGACATCGTCTGTCAGCTTCTCAACGGCCACACCTCCACTCCAAGCACGCACTCGTCCGAGCCAAGACACCACGCCCAGGAAAAACAGAGAGGCTTCCAGCAATCATAGGGATTCCCTTGATGCTACTTACAGAAACTCACCCAATCTCAAAGAACTGTCTGAGACAGCTTATCGAAATAGCAGAGACTACTCGGAACCTTCTTACAGAAATACTACCAATCACAGAGACTCTTTGAACTCGGGTCAGAGCACTCCAACCAATCACAGGGACCTCTCAGACTCCGAGACAGATTCCTCCAATAAGAACTCGTCTTCCAGGTACAACGACTCGCATGGTTCTTACGGCTCACAGCCGAGACAAAATGGAGACTGTTTGGTAGAGAAGAGCCCACAGTATGCTCCTGAGGAATATATAGATCCAGAACCTGAAGCCGAGCTGGATGGCCACCAG ATATATTATGCAATCTACTCATTCAGTGCACGGTGTGCCAATGAGCTCAGcatttcagccaatcagagggTCCGTATCCTTGAGTTCCAGGACATGAATGGAAACCAGGAGTGGTGGCTGGGTGAGGCAGGGGGACGAAGAGGTTACGTCCCATCCACCTACATCCGCAAATCAGAGTACACATGA
- the dnmbp gene encoding dynamin-binding protein isoform X2, with the protein MKGQVVLGHPMPFAPVPWEISQAPPKRGKSVEELVSESWDKELCMKMLHLQQQQVMCQQDFRPAPGHWEHQAYLAQANGKRQQSWEYEDWDRVPHRECPPQQFFYQSPEAVYEEPRKPQELARNHCFYEHKEDLDYSDRRDQRDYVQSPRTKERPDHVHRYRSWESDEYYEGREPYSRRDRYAHSLDRDHVDYYKRDVYKDVNRRDRDYHERKELDKYDRYDRRDKHYDQERYESRKDDRYRYREIDRYDSQDNDQRYDRREKDQRDHRKDERYERAYFEDDRRICNRYQYRERDSRERRDYERYVQKIDDHDYREKDKVRRDHRERTVAELVERDNCKYKSGLDTKDGYERKKGNHYDRYDYRENIMSEQRDHFEIQDRDSLDPHRQKDHYQYRKRDPRDDKSYQKDERYDSGVKDCYEDKVCESDHCDQKIRERYRDLRSVSEEHKQEGYNSDHSGGRYRKVCEEDVYQKQALRGIRSYEDPVHLSSECEDQVSRHPGKVDVESQSRMQKPVYVGSLDRNSFYRKTAPSSLRKSEYATNRKKKQEMTLLASQPKSLESSPASASATEDPEQRMQEKRSKVIEELLQTEHDYIKDLQMCVKEIYQPLQKKQVQGIDLDGLFGNMNFVIDLSRRLYKDLQDTDSIGNVFLEYKVELEEVYKVYCQNHDDAIALLEMYEKDENIQKHVLECLEKLRGIYREWGKTNYINLGSFLIKPVQRVMRYPLLLTELLNTTPESHHDRKQLTEAVMSIKEINVNINEYKRRKDLVVKYRKGDEDRLIDKISKLSMHSIIKKSNRVSSHLKHLTGISPQIKDEAFDEAEKRFRLQERLIKSFIRDISLYLQHIRESASVKVLAAISFCDIYTERHQQMDPERFQRAHRCVSDKQFTEFKERTEALVITPLTQLLNMFAGPHKLVLKRRDKLLDYDNCKERAERLKDKRVQEELQAARNNYEALNAQLLDELPKFHHAAGELFTSCVRGFAQAQRDFISLTVGELRPLLQLSGLGGTEGNLLSLFQEEHTRVLDLLQSFSFFPDNLPTTVRKTFDKKTLEKQNSKKQQGPPNYVLQTDKHRAGLLARYGPENLYKAERNFNAAQDLDVSVLEGDIVGVIKQADPMGSQNRWLIDNGVTKGFVYSSFLKPYNPRTSQSDVSIESQSSNESGYGGSSPMFSRQNSNSTLTFNQETSSVSFSTATPPLQARTRPSQDTTPRKNREASSNHRDSLDATYRNSPNLKELSETAYRNSRDYSEPSYRNTTNHRDSLNSGQSTPTNHRDLSDSETDSSNKNSSSRYNDSHGSYGSQPRQNGDCLVEKSPQYAPEEYIDPEPEAELDGHQIYYAIYSFSARCANELSISANQRVRILEFQDMNGNQEWWLGEAGGRRGYVPSTYIRKSEYT; encoded by the exons ATGAAGGGACAGGTGGTCCTAGGACACCCTATGCCGTTCGCTCCGGTGCCTTGGGAGATCAGCCAGGCTCCTCCCAAGAGAGGTAAGAGCGTGGAAGAACTGGTGAGCGAGAGTTGGGACAAGGAGCTATGTATGAAAATGCTGCATCTTCAACAGCAGCAGGTCATGTGCCAGCAGGACTTCAGACCTGCGCCTGGACACTGGGAGCACCAGGCCTACCTCGCACAAGCCAATGGGAAACGTCAACAAAGTTGGGAGTATGAGGACTGGGACAGGGTCCCTCATCGAGAGTGCCCACCTCAGCAGTTCTTCTATCAATCTCCAGAAGCAGTCTATGAGGAGCCTAGGAAGCCACAGGAATTGGCACGTAATCACTGTTTTTACGAGCACAAAGAGGATTTGGATTATTCTGATCGCAGAGACCAGAGAGACTACGTTCAGAGCCCAAGGACTAAAGAGCGGCCTGACCATGTACACCGGTACCGCTCTTGGGAATCCGACGAATACTACGAGGGCAGAGAGCCTTATAGTCGTAGAGATCGGTATGCACACAGTTTGGACCGTGATCATGTGGACTACTATAAGCGAGATGTTTACAAAGATGTAAATCGCAGGGATCGGGATTACCATGAACGCAAAGAACTGGATAAGTATGACCGTTATGATCGTAGGGATAAGCATTACGATCAAGAACGCTATGAATCCAGAAAAGATGACAGGTACAGATATAGAGAAATAGACCGGTATGACTCACAAGACAATGACCAGCGCTATGATCGTAGAGAGAAAGACCAGCGTGATCACAGAAAAGATGAACGTTATGAGCGTGCATACTTTGAAGATGACCGTCGGATATGCAACAGGTATCAGTACAGAGAAAGAGACTCACGTGAACGAAGAGACTATGAGCGATATGTACAAAAGATAGATGATCATGACTACAGAGAGAAGGACAAGGTCCGCAGGGACCATAGAGAAAGGACAGTTGCAGAACTTGTAGAAAGAGACAACTGTAAATACAAGTCAGGCCTAGATACCAAGGACGGGTACGAACGCAAGAAAGGTAACCATTATGATCGGTATGATTATAGAGAAAATATCATGTCTGAGCAGAGGGATCACTTTGAGATTCAAGATAGAGACTCCCTTGACCCTCATAGACAAAAAGACCACTATCAGTACAGAAAGAGGGATCCAAGGGATGACAAAAGTTATCAGAAAGATGAACGGTATGACAGTGGTGTCAAAGACTGCTATGAAGACAAGGTATGTGAAAGCGATCACTGTGACCAAAAAATCAGGGAGCGATATCGGGATCTAAGGTCTGTTTCAGAAGAACACAAACAAGAGGGTTACAATAGTGACCACAGCGGTGGAAGATACCGTAAGGtgtgcgaagaggatgtttatCAGAAGCAGGCATTACGAGGGATACGGTCTTACGAGGATCCTGTTCATCTCAGTTCTGAATGCGAGGACCAGGTCAGCAGACATCCAGGAAAAGTGGACGTGGAAAGTCAAAGCCGGATGCAAAAACCCGTTTATGTGGGTTCACTGGACAGGAACAGCTTCTATAGGAAGACAGCACCCAGCTCGCTCCGGAAGTCAGAGTATGCCACCAACAGGAAAAAGAAACAAG AGATGACCCTGCTCGCCTCCCAGCCTAAGTCGCTGGAATCATCCCCGGCGTCAGCATCCGCCACTGAGGATCCTGAACAGAGGATGCAGGAgaaaaggtcaaaggtcatcgAGGAGCTTCTGCAGACCGAGCATGACTACATCAAGGATCTTCAGATGTGTGTCAAGGAGATCTATCAacctctgcagaagaaacag GTCCAGGGTATCGACTTGGATGGTCTTTTTGGAAACATGAACTTTGTAATCGACCTTTCCCGTCGACTCTACAAGGACCTCCAGGACACAGACTCGATAG GTAATGTGTTCCTTGAGTACAAAGTTGAGTTGGAAGAAGTTTACAAGGTGTATTGCCAAAATCACGATGATGCCATCGCTCTACTGGAGATGTATGAGAAGGATGAGAACATCCAGAAGCACGTGCTGGAGTGTCTAGAGAAGCTCAG AGGAATATACCGTGAGTG GGGAAAGACGAACTACATTAATCTGGGATCCTTCTTGATAAAGCCGGTGCAGAGAGTGATGCGTTACCCGCTACTCCTCACGGAGCTTTTGAACACCACTCCAGAGTCACACCATGACAGAAAACAGCTCACAGAGGCTGTGATGTCCATCAAAGAAATCAATGTCAATATTAATGAATACAAGAGGAGGAAAGACCTCG TGGTGAAGTACCGCAAAGGCGATGAAGATCGACTCATCGACAAGATCTCGAAGCTGAGCATGCACTCCATCATCAAGAAGTCCAACAGAGTAAGCAGTCATCTCAAGCATCTGACTGGAATTTCACCTCAG ATCAAAGATGAAGCTTTCGACGAAGCAGAGAAAAGATTCAGACTCCAGGAGCGACTGATCAAATCCTTCATCAGGGACATCTCTCTGTATCTGCAGCATATAAGG GAATCTGCTTCAGTAAAGGTGCTGGCCGCGATCAGCTTCTGTGACATCTACACAGAACGCCATCAGCAGATGGATCCTGAACGTTTTCAGAGAGCTCATCGTTGCGTCAGCGACAAACAGTTCACTGAGTTT AAGGAGAGGACAGAAGCTCTGGTCATCACTCCTCTCACCCAGCTGCTCAACATGTTTGCTGGGCCGCATAAACTGGTTCTGAAACGCAGAGACAAGCTGCTTGACTACGACAACTGTAAGGAGCGTGCCGAGAGACTGAAGGACAAACGCGTTCAGGAGGAGCTCCAGGCCGCAAGGAATAACTACGAAGCTCTAAACGCCCAGCTGCTGGACGAGCTGCCGAAGTTTCACCACGCGGCCGGAGAGCTCTTCACCAGCTGCGTGAGAGGCTTCGCACAGGCCCAGAGAGACTTCATCTCACTCACGGTGGGAGAGCTCAGACCACTTCTGCAG CTGTCTGGATTGGGAGGTACAGAAGGGAATCTGCTGTCCTTGTTTCAGGAGGAACACACACGTGTGTTGGATTTACTGCAGAGCTTCAGTTTCTTCCCTGACAACCTTCCCACTACCGTACGCAAGACATTTGACAAGAAGACTCTGGAAAAGCAGAACTCCAAGAAACAGCAAGGCCCT CCGAACTACGTACTACAGACGGACAAGCACCGAGCCGGGCTTCTGGCTAGATACGGTCCTGAAAACCTCTACAAGGCTGAAAGAAACTTTAATGCAGCACAGGACCTGGATGTGTCCGTACTGGAGGGAGACATAGTGGGTGTCATCAAACAAGCAGACCCAATGGGCAGCCAGAACCGATGGCTGATAGACAATGGAG ttACGAAGGGCTTTGTGTATAGTTCCTTTCTAAAACCATACAACCCACGGACGAGCCAGTCAGATGTTTCCATTGAGAGTCAGTCATCAAATGAGTCGGGTTATGGTGGCTCGTCCCCAATGTTCTCACGACAGAACAGCAACAGCACTCTAACCTTTAACCAAGAGACATCGTCTGTCAGCTTCTCAACGGCCACACCTCCACTCCAAGCACGCACTCGTCCGAGCCAAGACACCACGCCCAGGAAAAACAGAGAGGCTTCCAGCAATCATAGGGATTCCCTTGATGCTACTTACAGAAACTCACCCAATCTCAAAGAACTGTCTGAGACAGCTTATCGAAATAGCAGAGACTACTCGGAACCTTCTTACAGAAATACTACCAATCACAGAGACTCTTTGAACTCGGGTCAGAGCACTCCAACCAATCACAGGGACCTCTCAGACTCCGAGACAGATTCCTCCAATAAGAACTCGTCTTCCAGGTACAACGACTCGCATGGTTCTTACGGCTCACAGCCGAGACAAAATGGAGACTGTTTGGTAGAGAAGAGCCCACAGTATGCTCCTGAGGAATATATAGATCCAGAACCTGAAGCCGAGCTGGATGGCCACCAG ATATATTATGCAATCTACTCATTCAGTGCACGGTGTGCCAATGAGCTCAGcatttcagccaatcagagggTCCGTATCCTTGAGTTCCAGGACATGAATGGAAACCAGGAGTGGTGGCTGGGTGAGGCAGGGGGACGAAGAGGTTACGTCCCATCCACCTACATCCGCAAATCAGAGTACACATGA